TTATATCTTCAACCCCAGGAAACTTTCTGTTTGGCTCTATATAGTCAGCTACGTAAATAACTTTTTCTATATCTGTCATGTTTCTTCTACCAACGGTATGATATCTTATTGCATTTAATATATCCATATCTTCTATATCTAGCTCTCTTTTAACAAGTTCAGCTCCAATTAGCCCATGGGCCAAATCAATTTGCTTATCCATGACATCATCTATTTCTATCTGAAATTTTGCTACATAATGTCTAGCCTCATTTTCAGATAGATACTTTGCATAATCATGCAGTATTCCAGCCACTGCGGCTTTATACTTACATACATTAAATATTTCAGCCAGCTTAACTGCTGTGTCGCAAACTCCTACAGAATGAATATATCTTTTCTCTGGTAATTTATCTCTTAATATACCCTTTAATAATTCTATATCCTTCAACTTTTACACCTCTAAACATAAATAATAATTTGTATATAGAAATCCCAATAAATCTTTTGCATTTTGTTTCTTAGAATAGACCATAAATATCCCATATTTTAAAAAACAAAATATAAATTTATTAGTGGGTTCTATATAGATTATTCTTATATATATAATATTCAACAGATTCAGGTAAGATATATTTTATACTCTTACCTTCTTTAATTCTTTGCCTTATATCTGTAGATGAAATTGCAAGTGCAGGTACAGAAGTTAATATTATATTCCCATTATATTTTTTATTTAGGTATTCAATTTTCTTTTTAACTTGATATTCATCAATTCCTGGTCTGCCCGCAGCAATAAAATTACATATGCTCAAAAGCTCTTTAACATTTTTCCATGTTTCAAGCTCATATATTGCGTCGGCACCAGTAATAAAATACAACTGAGCATCACAATCAACAGCTTCTTTGAATTTTTTTATAGTATCCACAGTATATGATGTCCCATGGTTCTCGATCTCAATTTTTGACATCTCAAAGTAGGGATTAGTTATGGTAGCTAATAATGTCATGAAATACCTATGTCCGCTATTAGTTATATTTTCTTCCTCTTTATGGGGTGGAGTCCCCACGGGAATAAAATATACCATATCTAAATCAAATCGTGTTCTTACTTGTTCTGCTAATACGAGGTGTCCATAATGAATTGGGTCAAATGTTCCACCCATCAATCCAATCTTTTTCATTTCTTCCTCCGGGCTTTTAGGCTATTTTTCACCTTATTTATAGATAAATAACATTAAGACTTAAAATATATTTCAGAGAAAATAATGAGTGCTTATACATTTTTTCTTTAAAATATATTAAACCTTAAAGTTGTTTAATATACTATAGATATTCCAGTTAAACAGTTAATTTATACACATCAAAAATCCTTAGAATCATCGGATATTTTGAGATGTATAAATTAAGTTTAACTTTGGGAAATCTATATAGATATTCCAGTTAAACAGTTAATTTATAC
The Maledivibacter sp. DNA segment above includes these coding regions:
- the yqeK gene encoding bis(5'-nucleosyl)-tetraphosphatase (symmetrical) YqeK encodes the protein MKDIELLKGILRDKLPEKRYIHSVGVCDTAVKLAEIFNVCKYKAAVAGILHDYAKYLSENEARHYVAKFQIEIDDVMDKQIDLAHGLIGAELVKRELDIEDMDILNAIRYHTVGRRNMTDIEKVIYVADYIEPNRKFPGVEDIRGIALEDLDKATLMALNNSINHVISRGLLLHINSIFARNSLILNNLKVK
- the nadD gene encoding nicotinate-nucleotide adenylyltransferase, which gives rise to MKKIGLMGGTFDPIHYGHLVLAEQVRTRFDLDMVYFIPVGTPPHKEEENITNSGHRYFMTLLATITNPYFEMSKIEIENHGTSYTVDTIKKFKEAVDCDAQLYFITGADAIYELETWKNVKELLSICNFIAAGRPGIDEYQVKKKIEYLNKKYNGNIILTSVPALAISSTDIRQRIKEGKSIKYILPESVEYYIYKNNLYRTH